Proteins from a single region of Pyrus communis chromosome 6, drPyrComm1.1, whole genome shotgun sequence:
- the LOC137738000 gene encoding regulator of G-protein signaling 1-like, which translates to MASCAVEGGCASDYLAVAISAVCFILLVSRVILPFAVLKIPLPKRSSFWIPVIQIYASLNLLLSLVMSLNFLKFRKTYWWHSCYFWGVWIEAPLGFGLLLSCRISQAFQLYYIFVKRCLPPIRSYIFLPLILMPWIAGAAFIQIKRPLNNRCHMGIQWTIPVMSLHTLYVAILVGFTGAIWHIEFRFDELRDLWRGILVSAFSIGVWVVAYFLNEIHEDISYLQVASRFVLLVMASILVLAFFSISSSQPLLSQISLRKREPLSFETMGQALGIPNSGMLLPREPAPVIDPDEPLDKLLMNKRFRESFMKFADSCLAGESVHFYEEVHELGKIPADDPVRRIYMARHIIDKYIIAGAAMEVNISHRSRQAILTTSNLAQPNLFHDASNELIQLMKTNLAKDFWSSMYFTKFKEEASTRSHELKQMTRWNHSPTPRLSSAHGVDDPFHQEQES; encoded by the exons atgGCAAGCTGCGCAGTGGAAGGTGGCTGTGCCAGCGACTACTTGGCCGTCGCCATATCCGCCGTCTGCTTCATTCT GCTTGTTTCACGGGTAATCTTGCCCTTTGCCGTTCTCAAAATTCCTCTTCCGAAACGCAGTAGCTTTTGGATTCCAGTGATTCAAATTTATGCCAGCTTAAACCTTCTGTTGTCGCTTGTG ATGTCTCTCAATTTTCTGAAATTCAGGAAGACATATTGGTGGCATTCTTGCTATTTTTGGGGAG TCTGGATTGAAGCTCCGCTTGGCTTTGGTTTACTACTGAGCTGCCGCATATCACAGGCCTTCCAACTGTATTACATTTTTGTAAA GAGGTGTCTACCACCAATCAGGTCTTATATATTTCTTCCACTAATTCTCATGCCATGGATTGCTGGGGCTGCTT TTATCCAGATCAAAAGGCCTCTAAATAATCGATGCCACATGGGAATTCAGTGGACCATCCCAGTCATGTCCCTCCACACATTGTATGTTGCCATTTTGGTAGGATTCACGGGGGCTATTTGGCATATAGAGTTCAGGTTTGACGAACTTAGAGACCTCTGGCGGGGAATACTTGTCTCAGCCTTTTCTATTG GAGTATGGGTTGTTGCTTACTTTTTGAATGAAATTCATGAAGATATCTCATATCTTCAAGTTGCCTCAAGATTTGTGCTCTTAGTTATG GCAAGCATTCTTGTCTTAGCTTTCTTTTCGATATCAAGTTCACAACCTCTTCTGTCACAAATCAGCTTGAGGAAAAGGGAGCCCCTATCATTTGAGACAATGGGTCAGGCTCTGGGGATTCCTAACAGTGGAATGCTATTGCCAAGGGAACCAGCACCTGTGATAGATCCAGATGAGCCACTTGATAAACTTCTTATGAACAAAAGATTCCGTGAGTCCTTCATGAAATTTGCAGACAG TTGTTTGGCAGGGGAGAGTGTCCATTTTTATGAGGAAGTGCATGAACTTGGTAAAATACCAGCGGATGATCCTGTAAGAAGGATTTACATGGCAAGGCATATCATTGACAAGTACATAATTGCAG GTGCAGCAATGGAAGTTAACATTTCTCACCGAAGCAGACAAGCGATTTTGACTACTTCCAATCTGGCACAACCAAATCTTTTTCATGATGCTTCAAATGAGCTGATACAATTGATGAAAACG AACTTGGCAAAAGATTTCTGGTCATCGATGTACTTCACGAAGTTCAAAGAAGAAGCGAGTACGAGATCTCATGAGCTGAAACAGATGACACGTTGGAACCACTCTCCCACTCCCAGGTTGAGTTCTGCACACGGTGTTGATGATCCATTTCACCAAGAACAAGAATCATGA